A single Spiroplasma floricola 23-6 DNA region contains:
- a CDS encoding ABC transporter ATP-binding protein, producing the protein MIKNIEVINYIKKFKKNKVGKFSFQVTEGKITALLGSSGSGKTVLINSIIGCYKKYSGNILINNKSIKKANGFKENQNIGFYTQIDFSLQNFTLKKYLTNMSLIMGIKRKYVKEKINYWIDFFDLTDSKDKKVKNFSWGMKNRVNLILCLLKEPNILILDEPGANLDSYWTNKIKNLLIKYKKEGKTIIITAHNIDEIAEIIDNYLIIDNGELIFQGSKEELNVFSKYKVFLKSNFDVVKFREFLLTREIQSFRYDEEENSLVIAVKNYKQLNYLFLYLIKNNLLLKNLIKLPINMESIHKALESKKLENEV; encoded by the coding sequence ATGATAAAAAATATAGAAGTAATAAATTACATCAAAAAGTTTAAAAAAAATAAAGTAGGAAAATTCTCGTTTCAAGTTACAGAAGGAAAAATTACTGCTTTACTTGGATCTAGTGGTAGTGGTAAAACAGTTCTTATTAATTCAATAATAGGATGTTATAAAAAATATAGTGGAAATATTTTAATTAACAATAAATCAATTAAAAAAGCAAATGGCTTTAAAGAAAATCAAAATATTGGTTTTTATACTCAAATTGATTTCTCATTACAAAATTTTACACTGAAAAAGTATTTAACCAATATGTCATTAATTATGGGAATTAAAAGAAAATATGTTAAGGAAAAAATTAATTATTGAATAGACTTTTTTGATTTAACAGATTCAAAAGATAAAAAAGTTAAAAATTTTTCATGAGGAATGAAAAATCGTGTAAATCTTATTTTATGTTTATTAAAAGAACCTAATATTTTAATTTTAGATGAACCTGGAGCTAACTTAGATTCATATTGAACAAATAAAATTAAAAACTTGTTAATTAAATATAAAAAAGAGGGTAAAACAATAATAATTACTGCCCACAATATTGATGAAATTGCTGAAATAATAGATAATTATTTAATTATAGATAATGGTGAATTAATTTTCCAAGGTTCTAAAGAAGAACTTAATGTTTTTTCTAAGTATAAAGTATTTTTAAAAAGTAACTTTGATGTTGTAAAATTTAGAGAATTTTTATTAACAAGAGAAATACAATCTTTCAGATATGATGAAGAAGAAAATTCATTAGTTATAGCTGTAAAAAATTATAAACAACTTAATTATTTATTTTTATATTTAATAAAAAATAATTTACTATTAAAAAACCTAATAAAATTGCCTATTAATATGGAATCAATTCATAAAGCTTTAGAATCTAAAAAGTTAGAAAATGAAGTTTAA
- a CDS encoding ABC transporter permease — translation MILYKSIPFRILLLFNIKNIFSELVFLILNFILLLASSAFGFISSFYNDGSSLVKGFNFYVLFYLSCLLFILILRMVQFFYHNKIEDKTIYITLSNQVSRTKLFLTQWFLMLLICWINMAIAFILINLLNFSLNGFTLDYLLLRITTTFLIYGILISFFLINFIIFLIFIFSLQTTTIICTLILSFVFISNLPVNFQKSNEKNMTIKFSNNQLLTISDLYEVFDFQKYVNDNHIKYNFLSKYINDNFLEYKFDFNSFNSSEQNINNRINDIWSSLGIVNKDSIEIEQSDLTIRSLPKNDSNIPDTWKAGNSASINLTLKNTFITFDELKNLIETEQDTTKKQILQDLYNFSLYIEDQYSNMQVEKANLFNEFIFIDDEKSIIKNTTTNSEIKLDKKYLISLYNYELNGTYKEDFTLGNNSNTYELVRNKLNFPLMTSVRILEQYFIKYTSRYILATEKSVILNEGDWGKYEKSRNNLQIYLYLNFFNGMWTNYTYNAGFSYNDFWFYSYSESKIVFEEQKNLFLGYTEYKLNLNEKNQIYADTYKKNVKPYLYVVILFAFSMFNLIFTIFKFKRKDLS, via the coding sequence ATGATTTTATATAAATCAATTCCATTTAGGATATTATTATTATTTAATATTAAAAATATATTTAGCGAATTAGTATTTTTGATATTAAATTTTATTTTATTACTTGCTTCTAGTGCATTTGGTTTTATTTCAAGTTTTTATAATGATGGTTCTTCATTAGTTAAAGGTTTTAACTTCTATGTTTTATTTTATTTATCTTGTTTACTATTTATTTTAATTTTAAGAATGGTTCAATTTTTTTATCATAATAAAATTGAAGATAAAACTATATATATAACATTATCAAATCAAGTATCAAGAACAAAGTTATTTTTAACTCAATGATTTTTAATGTTATTAATTTGTTGAATTAATATGGCTATTGCTTTTATTTTAATTAATTTATTAAATTTCTCATTAAATGGATTCACACTTGATTATCTTTTGCTAAGAATAACAACTACATTTTTAATATATGGAATTTTGATAAGCTTTTTCTTAATTAATTTTATTATTTTTCTAATATTCATTTTTTCCTTACAAACTACAACAATTATATGTACATTAATTTTATCATTTGTTTTTATTTCTAATTTACCAGTGAATTTTCAAAAATCAAATGAAAAAAATATGACTATTAAATTTAGTAACAATCAATTACTAACTATTTCAGATTTGTATGAGGTCTTTGATTTTCAAAAATATGTAAATGATAATCATATTAAATATAATTTTTTATCTAAATATATTAATGATAATTTTTTGGAGTACAAATTTGATTTTAATAGTTTCAATTCTAGTGAACAAAATATTAACAATAGAATCAATGATATATGAAGTTCATTAGGAATAGTAAATAAAGATTCAATTGAAATTGAACAATCTGATTTAACAATACGATCTTTACCTAAAAATGATTCTAATATTCCTGATACTTGAAAAGCAGGAAATAGTGCTTCAATTAATTTAACTTTGAAAAATACTTTTATAACTTTTGATGAGTTAAAAAACCTAATTGAAACAGAACAAGATACTACTAAAAAACAAATTTTGCAAGATTTGTATAATTTTTCATTATATATAGAAGATCAATATTCAAATATGCAAGTTGAAAAAGCAAATTTATTTAATGAATTTATCTTTATTGATGATGAAAAAAGTATAATAAAAAATACAACTACTAATTCAGAAATAAAACTTGATAAAAAATATTTAATATCTCTCTATAACTACGAATTAAATGGTACTTATAAAGAGGATTTCACTTTAGGCAATAATTCTAATACATATGAACTTGTTAGAAATAAACTAAATTTTCCTCTAATGACATCTGTAAGAATTTTAGAGCAGTATTTTATTAAATATACTAGTAGATATATATTGGCAACAGAGAAATCAGTAATTCTTAATGAAGGTGATTGAGGAAAATATGAAAAATCAAGAAATAATCTTCAAATTTACTTATATTTAAACTTTTTTAATGGTATGTGAACAAATTATACTTATAATGCTGGTTTTTCATATAATGATTTTTGATTCTATTCCTACTCAGAATCAAAAATAGTATTTGAAGAACAAAAAAATTTATTTCTGGGTTATACGGAATATAAATTAAATTTAAATGAAAAAAATCAAATTTATGCAGACACATATAAAAAAAATGTTAAACCTTATTTATATGTAGTTATTTTATTTGCTTTCTCTATGTTCAATTTAATTTTTACAATTTTTAAATTTAAAAGAAAAGATTTGAGTTAA
- a CDS encoding AAA family ATPase codes for MDITQRIKKLISAISYQVYEKETIFRLAMLALLGEESIFLLGKPGIAKSLISRRLKFAIKGGSNFEYLMSKFSTPEEIYGPIDLRLLKEGKYVRVVDGYLPSANVGFLDEIWKAGPSIQNTLLTIINEKIFRNGGTDIKVPLKLLISASNELPTEGEGLEALFDRFIIRYIAEGLKNEENFEQLLDGESSLDVVVDPQLQISLEELEIWKKQSKQVKISRKSLDFIHYFRKKIVKDTNGQAYISDRRWKKISGLMKTSAFYNGRAETDIADLFVIPYCIWDNEEQEKQYFKIFFQAFLEQFGLEWRNEKKNLMNQIDSINSQIGQIEAQYLRLTPYTDPFRGALSGTYYFINFTDGGDTYKYCFISAGDWNKIRNLPNEEFEIDLHFGPNLNKYAGSQKTLVKAYKSDQILFVRENKKYLLQNDNPTEFNDRMSSLADKIIDLEKEYKEISAKMFKEYKKYMNMNCIFFEEIYNEKIAEALDTKTKKQLEKEKEVENVDELISDIDNLEFNMEL; via the coding sequence ATGGACATTACACAAAGAATTAAAAAATTAATTTCAGCAATTTCATATCAAGTTTATGAAAAAGAAACAATATTTAGACTTGCTATGCTAGCTTTACTTGGAGAAGAGTCAATATTCTTATTAGGTAAACCAGGGATTGCTAAATCATTGATTTCACGTAGATTAAAATTTGCAATTAAAGGTGGATCAAATTTTGAGTATTTAATGAGTAAATTTTCAACACCAGAAGAAATATATGGACCAATTGATTTAAGATTACTTAAAGAAGGTAAATATGTTAGAGTTGTTGATGGATATTTGCCATCAGCAAATGTTGGTTTTTTAGATGAAATTTGAAAAGCTGGTCCAAGTATTCAAAATACATTACTTACAATTATTAATGAAAAAATCTTTAGAAATGGTGGAACAGATATAAAAGTTCCATTAAAACTTTTAATTTCAGCTTCAAATGAATTACCTACAGAAGGTGAAGGACTAGAAGCTTTATTTGACCGTTTTATTATTAGATATATTGCTGAAGGATTAAAAAATGAGGAAAACTTTGAACAATTACTTGATGGAGAATCATCTCTTGATGTTGTTGTTGATCCTCAACTGCAAATTTCACTTGAAGAATTAGAAATTTGAAAAAAACAATCTAAGCAAGTTAAAATTAGTAGAAAATCATTAGATTTTATTCATTATTTTAGAAAAAAAATAGTTAAAGATACTAACGGACAAGCATATATTTCAGATAGACGTTGAAAAAAAATTTCTGGTTTAATGAAAACTAGTGCATTTTATAATGGGCGAGCAGAAACAGATATAGCTGATTTATTTGTTATTCCTTATTGTATTTGAGATAATGAAGAACAAGAAAAGCAATATTTTAAAATTTTTTTCCAAGCATTTTTAGAACAATTTGGATTAGAATGAAGAAATGAAAAGAAAAATTTAATGAATCAAATTGATTCTATTAATTCTCAAATTGGACAAATTGAAGCACAATATCTAAGACTTACACCATATACAGATCCTTTTAGAGGAGCTTTAAGTGGTACTTACTACTTCATTAATTTTACTGATGGGGGAGACACTTACAAATATTGTTTTATTTCAGCAGGTGATTGAAATAAAATTAGAAATTTACCAAATGAAGAGTTTGAAATTGATTTACATTTTGGACCAAATTTAAATAAATATGCAGGAAGTCAAAAAACTCTTGTAAAAGCTTATAAATCAGATCAAATTTTATTTGTGAGAGAAAATAAAAAATATTTATTACAAAATGACAATCCTACGGAATTTAATGATAGAATGTCTAGCTTAGCAGATAAAATTATTGATTTAGAAAAAGAATATAAAGAAATTTCGGCAAAAATGTTTAAAGAATATAAAAAATATATGAACATGAATTGTATCTTTTTCGAAGAAATTTATAATGAAAAAATAGCTGAAGCTTTAGATACAAAAACTAAAAAGCAATTAGAAAAAGAAAAAGAAGTAGAAAATGTTGATGAATTAATTAGCGATATTGATAATTTAGAATTTAATATGGAACTGTAA
- a CDS encoding non-canonical purine NTP pyrophosphatase has protein sequence MKVIWFASQNENKIKEVKEMIPEMEVKSLNDLNDTLDIPENEPTFEENARFKAKTLSKIVDGIIIADDSGLSISNLNNFPGIYSARWANPEKDWNIINEMLLEKLLQNGLVNEKQRKAFLHLL, from the coding sequence ATGAAGGTTATATGATTTGCATCACAAAATGAAAATAAAATAAAAGAGGTTAAAGAAATGATTCCAGAAATGGAAGTTAAGTCTTTAAATGATCTAAATGATACTTTAGATATTCCTGAAAATGAACCAACTTTTGAAGAGAATGCAAGGTTTAAGGCAAAGACTTTATCAAAAATAGTTGATGGAATTATAATTGCAGATGACTCGGGATTAAGTATTTCAAATCTTAATAACTTTCCTGGAATTTATTCAGCACGTTGAGCAAATCCTGAAAAAGATTGAAATATTATAAATGAAATGCTTTTAGAAAAATTATTACAAAATGGACTTGTAAATGAAAAACAAAGAAAGGCATTTTTACATCTACTATAG
- a CDS encoding DxFTY motif-containing membrane protein has protein sequence MKNTILRDFNEQRTTFFRSLLFLLIESILPGLTIWLTVGFDFNFTLNNKLPSPNVGYVALICTIYFIYTFLLTYVFYKLKWHEIDHFTFAPLITLVLICITMFGSFMGNKGLWILAKFISILLIVVLLTPLFVFITTLVRNNGLKKIEEFEKVYEAYKNGEIIPNNKLLKAQRYQAYLIKKQAKTEELERFKMDLDQKIKEELENQERKLELKKQKIINKLDEKERKQREKQKD, from the coding sequence ATGAAAAATACTATTTTAAGAGATTTCAATGAGCAAAGAACTACTTTTTTTAGAAGTTTACTTTTTTTACTTATTGAATCAATATTGCCAGGTTTAACTATTTGACTAACTGTTGGATTTGATTTTAATTTTACATTAAACAATAAATTACCATCTCCAAATGTAGGTTATGTTGCATTGATTTGTACTATATATTTCATATATACATTTTTGTTAACTTATGTTTTTTATAAATTAAAATGACATGAAATAGATCATTTTACATTTGCTCCCTTAATTACTTTAGTTCTTATTTGTATTACTATGTTTGGCAGTTTCATGGGAAATAAAGGTTTGTGAATATTGGCAAAATTTATTTCTATATTATTAATTGTTGTTTTATTAACTCCTTTATTTGTATTTATAACAACTCTTGTTAGAAATAATGGACTTAAAAAAATTGAAGAGTTTGAAAAAGTATATGAAGCATATAAAAATGGTGAAATAATACCAAATAATAAACTTTTAAAAGCTCAAAGATATCAAGCATATTTAATAAAAAAACAAGCAAAAACTGAAGAACTTGAAAGATTTAAAATGGATCTTGATCAAAAAATAAAAGAAGAACTAGAAAATCAAGAAAGAAAATTAGAATTGAAAAAGCAAAAAATTATAAACAAACTGGATGAAAAAGAAAGAAAACAAAGAGAAAAACAGAAAGACTAA
- a CDS encoding phosphotransferase family protein: protein MEFKGYTNYITVKDNILTKESISFHDIYLDKQNEFNFLEQLKSLEQNCLLKPINFWWHKNKLISQYNFLKDYKSLEKVKLNEKIIDMVIDNIIEMHNLNINSDKIKKFEYINFLNSFQNNTINKLEIYDYYINEIKQYESIFNKLNLVLSHNDLVPGNILIKKDKLIFIDYDYVMLNNKFFDLASFITETLNDDENLIRYFINKCIEKKIISSIELDTLNKMIKYQDLLWTFWAHFMFEKQNNIEFKTIYENKLNRLKNRKNY from the coding sequence ATGGAATTTAAAGGATATACAAATTATATTACTGTTAAAGATAATATTTTAACAAAGGAATCTATTTCCTTTCATGATATTTATTTAGATAAACAAAATGAATTCAATTTTTTAGAGCAATTAAAAAGTCTAGAACAAAATTGTTTATTAAAGCCTATTAATTTCTGATGACATAAAAATAAATTAATATCTCAATATAATTTTTTAAAAGATTACAAGTCACTTGAGAAAGTTAAATTAAATGAAAAAATAATAGATATGGTTATTGACAATATTATTGAAATGCATAATTTAAATATAAATTCAGATAAAATTAAAAAATTTGAATATATAAATTTTTTAAATAGTTTTCAAAATAATACAATAAATAAATTAGAAATTTATGATTACTATATTAATGAAATAAAACAATATGAATCAATATTTAATAAATTGAATTTAGTTTTAAGTCATAACGATTTGGTTCCAGGAAATATTTTAATAAAAAAAGATAAATTAATTTTTATTGATTATGATTATGTAATGTTGAATAATAAGTTTTTTGATCTTGCAAGTTTTATAACTGAAACTTTAAATGATGATGAGAATTTAATAAGATATTTTATAAATAAATGCATTGAAAAAAAAATAATTTCATCAATTGAATTAGATACATTAAATAAAATGATTAAGTATCAAGATTTATTATGAACTTTTTGAGCTCATTTCATGTTTGAAAAGCAAAATAATATAGAATTTAAAACAATATATGAAAATAAATTAAATAGATTGAAAAACAGAAAGAACTATTAG
- a CDS encoding non-canonical purine NTP pyrophosphatase, with amino-acid sequence MKYYKWNAFRKIITKWTCKWKTKKGIFTSTIVFIDKEKEIEKVFTGIIDGTIVSKQIGENGFAYDKIFKPDNYDKTFAQMSKEEKNSISHRNISIEKLRNYLKNNNYF; translated from the coding sequence TTGAAATATTATAAATGAAATGCTTTTAGAAAAATTATTACAAAATGGACTTGTAAATGAAAAACAAAGAAAGGCATTTTTACATCTACTATAGTTTTTATTGATAAAGAGAAAGAAATTGAGAAAGTATTTACAGGAATTATTGATGGTACAATTGTATCTAAACAAATTGGAGAAAATGGTTTTGCCTATGATAAAATTTTTAAACCTGATAATTATGATAAAACTTTTGCACAAATGTCAAAAGAGGAGAAAAACTCAATCTCACATAGAAATATATCAATTGAAAAATTAAGAAATTATTTAAAAAATAATAATTATTTTTAA
- a CDS encoding lipoprotein: protein MKKLLNLLGAFGLVVSTSTAVIACGTKPTEPGTGSDSDYLKLIEEFKNDLQLLTDNYWKEINSNFFDITNNNESLYTFINQKNITNLVKENGGTLKGDVLSDDNKKYLISDINKILNTKQMEDYYNNNVNKEKYALLIEDINFYTGFEPDWSSLEINYTDDGLTNLRENNSSFMSYINLNLNLKFVYKDSNKQETEYILPKRFIFTLTSNQLLIDSIKNLEKNIANDYYLSGGKYSWIDKEKYNFSNKEDLSKIFSPSNEDLRSIYENDDKGFQIDIINFMKENYFRDINGVPLEFQGNIIFDKFLSQDSVKSNSRKDMSLAKADDLKTYNTIFSKMEKNQKAFLFNQETDINQEMYSYLKDEYLKFYDSYSSRNKNSLATIENNSNKKLSSDKQQAFENSIETGQVKLKGLSLNVSSTYVHPINDLSIFVSFAVSNSETKESRNDYRKSELFGAMYHNLQLGIKTFQEVFDIQARNGNDSNLPIARFSGRGISSSGALDNIWNGIRVSGNQYYTNLNESLNLRSSSLDKHRDVLLETGHQSLYNWTINGSIPVGSSEIKKTTWTYMQVNNSGVIIKGYYYGGDESIFWNFQQNFININFKIDGIWKQRNSVIIEKTNKTTRSNGN, encoded by the coding sequence GTGAAAAAATTATTAAATTTATTAGGTGCTTTTGGACTTGTTGTTTCAACATCAACAGCAGTGATTGCATGTGGTACAAAACCAACAGAACCTGGAACTGGTTCAGATTCAGATTACTTAAAGTTAATTGAAGAATTCAAAAATGATTTGCAATTATTAACAGATAACTATTGAAAAGAAATTAATAGTAATTTTTTTGATATTACTAATAATAATGAAAGTTTATATACTTTTATAAATCAAAAAAATATTACTAATTTAGTAAAAGAAAATGGTGGTACATTAAAAGGTGATGTTTTAAGTGATGATAATAAAAAATATTTAATTTCTGATATTAATAAGATTTTAAATACTAAACAAATGGAAGATTACTATAATAACAATGTCAATAAAGAAAAATATGCTTTATTAATTGAAGATATAAATTTTTACACAGGTTTTGAACCAGATTGAAGTTCTTTAGAAATTAATTATACAGATGATGGATTAACTAATTTAAGAGAAAATAATTCAAGTTTTATGTCTTATATAAATTTAAATCTTAATTTAAAGTTTGTTTATAAGGATTCAAATAAGCAAGAAACTGAATATATTTTACCAAAAAGATTTATTTTCACATTAACATCAAATCAATTGTTAATAGATTCAATTAAAAACTTGGAAAAAAATATAGCTAATGATTATTATTTAAGTGGAGGCAAATATAGTTGAATTGATAAAGAAAAATATAATTTTTCTAATAAAGAAGATTTATCAAAAATTTTTAGTCCATCAAATGAAGATTTAAGAAGCATATATGAAAATGATGACAAAGGTTTTCAAATTGATATAATTAATTTTATGAAAGAGAATTATTTCAGAGATATAAATGGTGTTCCTTTAGAATTTCAAGGAAATATTATTTTTGATAAATTTTTAAGTCAAGACTCTGTTAAATCAAATTCAAGAAAAGATATGAGTTTAGCAAAGGCAGATGATTTAAAAACTTATAATACTATTTTTAGTAAAATGGAGAAAAATCAAAAAGCATTTTTATTTAATCAAGAAACAGATATAAATCAGGAAATGTATTCTTATTTAAAAGATGAATATTTAAAATTTTATGACTCATATAGTTCAAGAAATAAAAATAGTCTAGCTACTATAGAAAATAACTCAAATAAAAAATTATCTAGTGATAAGCAACAAGCTTTTGAAAACTCTATAGAAACTGGACAAGTTAAATTAAAAGGATTATCATTAAATGTCAGTTCAACATATGTTCATCCAATAAATGATTTATCAATATTTGTTTCATTTGCTGTTTCAAATAGTGAAACAAAAGAAAGCAGAAATGATTATAGAAAATCTGAATTATTTGGTGCTATGTATCATAATCTTCAATTAGGTATTAAAACATTTCAAGAAGTATTTGATATACAAGCTAGAAATGGAAACGATTCTAATTTACCAATAGCAAGATTTAGTGGTCGTGGAATATCTTCAAGTGGAGCATTAGATAATATATGAAATGGCATTAGAGTTAGTGGAAATCAATATTATACTAATCTTAATGAGAGTTTAAATTTAAGAAGCAGTTCTTTAGATAAACACAGAGATGTTTTATTAGAAACAGGTCATCAAAGTTTATATAATTGAACTATTAATGGATCTATTCCAGTAGGTAGCTCTGAAATAAAAAAAACAACTTGAACATATATGCAAGTAAATAATAGTGGAGTAATAATAAAGGGTTATTATTATGGTGGAGATGAAAGCATATTTTGAAATTTCCAACAAAATTTTATTAATATAAATTTTAAAATAGATGGTATTTGAAAACAAAGAAACTCTGTGATAATTGAAAAAACAAATAAAACTACACGTTCAAATGGAAATTAA
- a CDS encoding TrmH family RNA methyltransferase gives MNMRKINIILFEPEIADNVGAIMRTCALTNSKLHLIEPFGFIFDKRNFARSSANNFEGCEYFRYDNWDHFLELNQNPNLFCMTRYGKKPISDFDFAQIKDEIFIMFGKESTGIPKSILKNNIEKCFRIPMVESGRSLNIANSMGIASYEVLRQWDYLNLSKVEVEKGEDYLERD, from the coding sequence TTAAATATGAGAAAAATTAATATAATTTTATTTGAACCAGAAATTGCAGATAATGTTGGAGCTATTATGAGAACTTGTGCTTTAACAAATTCAAAACTTCATTTAATTGAACCTTTTGGATTTATTTTTGATAAAAGAAACTTTGCAAGAAGTAGTGCAAATAATTTTGAAGGCTGTGAGTACTTTAGATATGATAACTGAGATCATTTTCTTGAATTAAATCAAAATCCTAATTTATTTTGTATGACAAGATATGGTAAAAAACCAATCAGTGATTTTGATTTTGCACAAATAAAAGATGAAATATTTATAATGTTTGGTAAGGAATCAACAGGAATTCCAAAAAGTATATTAAAAAATAATATAGAGAAATGTTTTAGAATACCAATGGTTGAAAGTGGAAGAAGCTTAAATATTGCAAATTCAATGGGAATTGCAAGTTATGAAGTTTTAAGACAATGAGATTATTTGAACTTATCAAAAGTTGAAGTTGAAAAGGGAGAAGACTATCTAGAAAGAGATTAA
- a CDS encoding DEAD/DEAH box helicase, with the protein MKFSDFGFKKFINDALEEISFIYPTKIQEKVIPLIKKHKSVIAQSHTGTGKTHSFLLPILNNINYDENNKIQCLIITPTRELARQIYENTKELLKFNNKGNVALFVGGDDIEKSIQNVKTKQPTIVIGTPTRLKKMYEEGNLFITTAKYVVIDECDMIFDLGFIEEVDLILSKMSKDVNISLFSATINNGLKPFLKKYLSNSIFIENIDSNPTNKNIEHILIWTKNKENKDVLKIITNSINPYVCMVFLNKKDQIKEIISWLNEFGIKNVGEIHGDLDSRQRTNMQKRIQSGEFKWIVASDVAARGIDIDGVSHIISIDLPKDLDYYIHRSGRTGRNQYSGQSYVLFNSTNQHQIDELKSKGILFTNFKLVNNQLQEVNTVKKKKEFNADLPVNIETKKIIDKYKGKKVKPGYKKRRKAEIDQIKKEIRRKHIKESIAKIKKDKYKKRREELFES; encoded by the coding sequence ATGAAATTTTCAGATTTTGGATTTAAAAAATTTATAAATGATGCATTAGAAGAAATAAGTTTTATTTATCCTACAAAGATTCAAGAAAAAGTTATTCCTCTTATAAAAAAACATAAGTCAGTAATAGCACAATCACATACAGGAACTGGAAAAACTCATTCTTTTTTATTGCCTATATTAAACAATATTAATTATGATGAAAACAATAAAATACAATGTCTAATTATTACTCCAACAAGAGAATTGGCTAGACAAATTTATGAAAATACTAAAGAACTTTTAAAATTCAATAATAAAGGAAATGTTGCTTTGTTTGTTGGTGGAGATGATATTGAAAAATCAATTCAAAATGTTAAAACAAAACAACCAACAATTGTTATAGGAACTCCCACAAGATTAAAAAAAATGTATGAAGAGGGTAATTTATTTATAACAACTGCAAAATATGTTGTTATTGATGAATGTGATATGATTTTTGATCTTGGTTTTATTGAAGAAGTAGATTTAATACTTTCAAAAATGAGCAAAGATGTTAATATATCTTTATTTTCTGCAACCATTAATAATGGTTTAAAACCTTTTTTGAAAAAGTATCTTTCAAACTCTATTTTTATTGAAAATATTGATTCTAATCCGACAAATAAAAATATAGAACATATTCTTATTTGAACAAAAAATAAAGAAAATAAAGATGTATTGAAAATAATAACAAATTCAATAAATCCCTATGTTTGTATGGTTTTCTTAAATAAGAAAGATCAAATAAAAGAAATAATAAGTTGATTAAATGAATTTGGAATTAAAAATGTAGGAGAAATACATGGTGATTTAGATTCAAGACAAAGAACAAATATGCAAAAAAGAATTCAAAGCGGAGAATTTAAATGGATTGTAGCTTCAGATGTTGCAGCTAGAGGTATTGATATTGATGGTGTAAGTCATATTATTTCAATTGATCTGCCAAAAGATCTTGATTACTATATTCATAGAAGTGGTAGAACAGGAAGAAACCAATATTCTGGTCAAAGTTATGTTTTATTTAACTCAACAAACCAACATCAAATTGATGAGTTAAAATCAAAGGGAATCTTATTTACAAACTTTAAACTTGTAAATAATCAATTACAAGAAGTAAATACAGTTAAAAAGAAAAAAGAATTTAATGCTGATTTACCAGTTAATATTGAAACTAAAAAAATTATTGATAAATATAAAGGTAAAAAAGTTAAACCAGGATATAAAAAACGAAGAAAAGCAGAGATTGATCAGATTAAAAAAGAAATTAGAAGAAAACATATTAAAGAATCAATTGCAAAAATAAAAAAGGATAAATATAAAAAACGTAGAGAAGAGCTATTTGAAAGTTAA